GAACGCGGCCTGTGCCTCGGCAACCGCACCGGCCTGAACGGCAAGTGCAATGGCCAGACATTTCGCTGCGAATGCGGTCAGGTCGGCTGCCGTCAAACCTACGACGACGCCTGTACCGGCCAGGCCTTTTCGGCCGGCTGGCGCTGCGTGAAGTGCGGCGCCGTCGGCAAGGTCGAAGCGCTGAACTTCGAGAACCGCATCGGCGCCTGAACCTTGCCCGATGCCCTGTTCAGTGCTGCATCGCTGGCGATTCTCGAAGAGGCCTGCGGTGGCGTGCTCATTCTCGGCGAGGGTCTCGAGCGTGACGAATTCCTGCGCTCGAGGCTGACCCGGGCAGAGATCTGCCGCCAGTTGCGCATCATTGTCGACTGCCTGCAGTGCCTGCCCGCCGACGCGCGTACGCGGCTGCCCGAACTGGACCGGGACGGCTGGGATCTCACCGCCCGCGCGCTTGCCGGCGGCCCGGGGACCGACGACGCCCTGTGGTTCGCGGTCGGTTCGCTCGTGCCCGCCACGCTGATGTGGCTGCGCGTCTATCGCCAGGAACAGCCCGCGCTGTTCGCCTTCACCGCATGCCCCGATTGACGGCACTTCGGTCGCCGGCCGGGTGTTGGGCATCGCTGCGCTCACCCCAACCTACGATATGCGCCAGGCTCGCAGGTTGGGGTGAGCGCAGCGATGCCCAACAAGCCACGAGCACACGGCCAAACCGCCCACCACACCGTACGTTGCGGTGCGCGCAGCGACACCCGACAAGCGCGGCGAAACGCACGCACCGCGCCTCACCCCTCGTAGGTTGGGGTGAGCGCAGCGATGCCCAACAAGTGCAGCGTCAGAAATGCATCCACTGCGGCTCGTCGTCGCCGATGGTGATGCAGGCACTCACCAGCCGGCCGGCGTCGTCATAGGTATACAGATGGCTCATTTCGACTTCGCCGTACACGCGCTTCTCGCAACGCAGCATGCGCCCGGCGTCATCGTAGGAGGCGACGAAATAGGTGTTGCGGTTGCTCAGCGCGTCGGCTGCCAGTTCTTCGGCGAACTGCAGCGGCAGCTTCACGCCGCGATAGGTCAGGAAGTAGCGTTGCAGCGTGGTCGTGGCATTCATGTCACGTCGTCGCCACTGTCGTCAAGTGAAGGGAGTCGCCCGCGATGAATGTCGGACAACTGATGGAGAAACTGCGCACGCTGCCATCCGAGGCGACCGTGCTGCTCGAGAGCGACGAGGGATACTCGCCGCTGGGCGGCATCGATGTGCAGCACAACGACAATGGTCTGCCGGACGAGGCGGTGCTGCAGCCGGACATGACGCCCGACTGAGCAGTCGGTACGGCTTTTTCGGGGGGATTGTTGGGCATCGCTGCGCTCACCCCAACCTACCGGGGCTGGTGCATATCGTAGGTTGGGGTGAGCGCAGCGATGCCCAACACCCCAAGCTCGAACATGCGGGGACGGACAATTCGAGCGCACGATTGATGCGCCCCCGGTCACGGTGCCGCACACCCGCCTTCGCTCATGCCGGCAGCACAGCCTTCCGACTGCGCGCGAGAGCGCTGCGCCGCTTGACTGTCGAGCCCGACCCACGCGTCCACGACGGCTGGATCGAAGCCCACCCGGCGTTCGTCGCCGACCTGCATCAGCGGCCGCCGGATCAGCAGCGGTTCGGCCAGCAGCAGCGCGAGCGCCGTGTCGCGATC
The sequence above is a segment of the Methyloversatilis sp. RAC08 genome. Coding sequences within it:
- a CDS encoding DUF6156 family protein, producing the protein MNATTTLQRYFLTYRGVKLPLQFAEELAADALSNRNTYFVASYDDAGRMLRCEKRVYGEVEMSHLYTYDDAGRLVSACITIGDDEPQWMHF